From Clarias gariepinus isolate MV-2021 ecotype Netherlands chromosome 2, CGAR_prim_01v2, whole genome shotgun sequence, one genomic window encodes:
- the LOC128540723 gene encoding serine/threonine-protein kinase pim-2-like: MKRKRLNLEEESDPQPKMRRGSEEMDVKPDKADTCVEATPSITIKERERNRVSVPCEGPAVKAKKRTEKEETNVKTEKRGTRQKTGTQSEHSFHNQTFNLTFWTQTLPVEVSQSWICKRKLYCFFFRLFFCLTADFFSRYILGRLLGKGGCGAVHAGVRKSDGKKVAVKFMRKPGIDTYITLPGDTRRLPLEVALMKLVCEPPYCPLVIELVEWHETSTHVILVLERPEPCTDLFDYCENETMSESMARIITRQVIHAARHCSDRGVFHRDIKAENILLNPRTLEIKLIDFGCGDLLKNTPYTEYAGTTTFCPPEWIVKGEYEAEPATVWGLGVFLYQLLCEEELFSEANDIVNGHVDFPDHLSEASCSLIKLCLQRDPTRRPTLKQILSHQWFCVQEAREKP; this comes from the exons ATGAAGAGAAAAAGGTTGAATCTTGAGGAAGAATCTGATCCCCAGCCCAAGATGAGAAGAGGGTCAGAAGAGATGGATGTGAAGCCTGACAAGGCTGACACCTGTGTAGAGGCAACCCCGTCTATCactataaaagagagagagagaaacagggtGTCCGTTCCTTGTGAAGGCCCTGCAGTGAAGGCGAAGAAAAGAACAGAGAAGGAAGAGACCAACGTCAAGACTGAAAAGAGAGGTACGAGACAGAAAACAGGAACACAATCAGAACACTCTTTCCACAATCagacatttaatttaacattttggaCTCAGACGTTACCTGTAGAAGTCTCACAAAGCTGGATTTGTAAAAGAAagctttactgttttttttttcgcctttttttttgtttaacagcAGACTTTTTCAGTCGCTACATTTTGGGACGTTTGCTGGGGAAAGGAGGATGTGGTGCAGTCCACGCAGGAGTTCGCAAATCAGACGGTAAAAAG GTGGCCGTAAAGTTTATGCGCAAACCTGGAATTGACACCTACATCACCCTC CCTGGGGACACACGCAGACTCCCTCTTGAGGTGGCGCTCATGAAGCTCGTGTGCGAGCCACCTTACTGTCCCTTGGTGATCGAATTGGTGGAATGGCACGAGACATCCACACATGTCATCCTGGTCCTGGAGCGGCCCGAACCCTGCACTGACCTCTTCGACTACTGCGAAAATGAAACTATGTCTGAATCAATGGCTCGCATCATCACGCGGCAAGTTATTCACGCTGCACGTCACTGCAGTGACCGGGGTGTCTTCCATCGGGACATCAAGGCGGAAAACATTCTGCTGAACCCTCGTACTCTCGAGATAAAGCTGATCGATTTCGGCTGTGGAGATCTGCTGAAGAACACCCCCTACACGGAATATGCAG GCACGACGACTTTCTGTCCACCCGAATGGATCGTCAAAGGAGAGTACGAGGCGGAACCTGCCACCGTCTGGGGTCTTGGTGTATTCCTGTACCAACTGTTATGTGAAGAAGAGCTTTTCAGTGAAGCCAACGATATTGTAAATGGCCACGTAGACTTTCCTGATCATCTGTCTGAGG CTTCCTGCAGTCTGATAAAGTTGTGCCTACAACGAGACCCTACAAGACGACCAACACTCAAGCAGATCCTGTCACATCAGTGGTTCTGTGTTCAGGAGGCCAGGGAGAAACCGTGA